One region of Chanodichthys erythropterus isolate Z2021 chromosome 19, ASM2448905v1, whole genome shotgun sequence genomic DNA includes:
- the btbd16 gene encoding BTB/POZ domain-containing protein 16, with the protein MHIQWSPLSSRNMPLRPHTRSVPITSYVSQQNFKRSVSARSLGQRTQAGHTNRWQLPGALGSDLLGQAQVQRAEEFGNKSSDRKNNSDDPMALHWHEDATSCPQSPLPRIVHPLSASRRTRLCKDATWSSKLDTPEERFYVLSRRVVHNAKPDAVLECLGVKWELHCSIMSSSDTIFELYTNSKRQRDVELQERAVIGKGSRVSSSACGRGLVYRKWLLSGPLTLRLHVKDASINKEALSFALRTLYDPAERPDEWGEAVLSTAALLGMSNLFQKCLKEMLTLISSSTVCSFHQVSCKLKETFLQRACERWLELFLVTELSFHIKLKDLPFDLLLKTLRSPRLFASNEYEVLRAVLYWLYLKLNPLREALPAHSIIIHFFSRETAVFLEQPQGQKYITIFQALRMHGITEWQHLQELQNIRVLPESWLLSILSNHYHTLYSGGDMVVTDFSKQAIRFGMMFHREEECCTQTISLCGFYFLLQAAKMGESDTYIFSIERLRHWDPAVSQSSIVSRPYCMRPDRSMCYQITVQSFANGKWQEHTSGPVNQEFGLCKRRCKSKPFQIERLFPPILVTFALAFPF; encoded by the exons ATGCACATCCAGTGGAGTCCTTTATCTTCCAGGAATATGCCACTCAGACCTCACACAAG gtcGGTGCCTATAACCTCCTACGTTTCacaacaaaactttaaaagaAGT GTGTCAGCTCGCTCACTAGGTCAGCGCACACAAGCTGGCCACACTAACCGCTGGCAGCTGCCAGGTGCTTTAGGCAGTGACCTATTGGGACAGGCACAGGTTCAGAGGGCAGAGGAGTTTGGCAATAAATCATCAGACAGAAAAAATAATTCAG ATGACCCCATGGCACTCCACTGGCACGAGGATGCCACTAGCTGCCCACAATCCCCTTTGCCTCGTATCGTTCACCCGCTCTCGGCCAGCCGACGTACCCGACTCTG CAAAGATGCCACATGGTCTTCTAAGCTTGACACTCCAGAGGAACGATTTTATGTTTTGTCTCGCAGAGTGGTCCATAACGCTAAACCAG ATGCAGTACTGGAATGTCTGGGCGTCAAGTGGGAGCTGCATTGCTCCATCATGAGTAGCTCAGACACAATATTTGAGTTGTATACCAACAGCAAGAGACAGCGGGATGTCGAGCTACAGGAGAGAGCAG TCATTGGTAAAGGCAGCAGAGTTAGTAGTTCTGCGTGTGGGAGAGGACTGGTCTACAGGAAGTGGCTACTCAGCGGTCCTTTGACTCTCCGACTGCATGTCAAAGATGCCTCCATCAATAAAGAGG CATTGTCTTTTGCCCTGCGTACACTGTATGACCCTGCGGAACGCCCTGATGAGTGGGGAGAGGCCGTACTCTCCACTGCTGCATTACTGGGAATGTCAAACCTCTTCCAGAA GTGTCTTAAAGAGATGTTGACACTTATCTCATCTTCGACTGTGTGCAGCTTTCATCAAGTGTCTTGCAAG TTGAAAGAGACTTTTCTCCAGAGAGCATGTGAGCGCTGGTTGGAGCTGTTCCTAGTGACCGAACTCTCTTTCCACATAAAACTCAAAGATTTGCCTTTTGACCTCCTGCTGAAGACCCTGCGTAGTCCAAG ACTGTTTGCATCTAATGAGTATGAGGTCTTGAGAGCAGTGCTGTACTGGTTGTACCTGAAGTTAAACCCCCTCAGAGAGGCCCTACCTGCCCATAGCATCATCATCCACTTCTTCTCCAG GGAAACTGCTGTTTTCTTGGAACAGCCTCAGGGTCAAAAATACATCACTATCTTTCAAGCTCTTCGTATGCATGGCATTACTGAAT GGCAGCATCTGCAGGAGCTGCAGAACATCAGAGTGCTTCCTGAATCCTGGCTGCTGAGCATCCTGTCAAACCATTATCACACT CTTTACAGCGGGGGCGACATGGTCGTGACTGACTTCTCCAAACAAGCCATCCGGTTTGGAATGATGTTTCATAGG GAAGAGGAGTGCTGCACTCAAACCATCAGCCTCTGTGGTTTTTACTTTCTTCTCCAAGCTGCTAAAATGGGTGAATCAGATACGTACATCTTCTCCATTGAG AGGTTAAGACACTGGGATCCTGCTGTATCACAGTCTTCCATAGTGAGCCGTCCATACTGTATGAGGCCTGATCGATCTATGTGCTATCAAATCACAGTACAAAGCTTCGCCAACGGCAAGTGGCAAGAGCACACCAGTGGACCTGTCAATCAAGAGTTTGGCTTATGCAAACGCCGCTGTAAGAGCAAG ccatTTCAGATTGAAAGACTTTTTCCGCCCATCCTGGTCACCTTTGCTTTGGCATTCCCATTTTGA